One window of Myxocyprinus asiaticus isolate MX2 ecotype Aquarium Trade chromosome 4, UBuf_Myxa_2, whole genome shotgun sequence genomic DNA carries:
- the LOC127439562 gene encoding rab-like protein 6 isoform X2 yields the protein MFSALKKLVGSEPTAQVKDKNIPAGLQSMNQSLQRRFAKGVQYNMKIVIRGDRNTGKSTLWHRLQGKKFQEEYIPTQEIQATSIHWNYKTTDDVVKVEVWDVVDKGKGKKRCDTLKLENESQEQAESELALDAEFVDVYKNCNGVVMMFDITKQWTYNYILRELPKVPTHVPVCVLGNYRDMGEHRVVLPDDIRDFIAGLNRPLGSSYIHYAESSMKNGFGLKYLHRFFNIPFLQLQRETLLRQLETNQLDIDATLEELTVQQETEDQNYDIFLEMNDPRSKGYNSPGPANGQSPSSGSHSPVVPQSGCSTSSSSPCSPQQPPIPSQTLKSPSPSPSPPPPPLSSAQALATSPSPSPAHPGPAVSTPTSASQPQKRSFISRLFGSAPTKEPSAVTQEPDPVSSAAPPTVQSVDDFVPDEGLDKSFLDESLPSNTRSTMNTQPSASGIADSDSDGEGKEGNPMVAGFQDDLDPDDAILEPRASVPSKHLDITLSSDEEGPKLVVAQDEDLDLEPHKDLVAMDSLSLEDKPKPTNTEPLIQAQESVSSKKIESSMLTPTSVHATQPSQSSSHPGGLAEPQAQLEKKKEGSAQAESSDTDPDVPVAKQMLSFVMDDPDFESEEELMKKVIKDSFPARDDLPDLSDDDITTVKIPEPLKPTVLPLKSKYDGDLFGLGIEEKSIKSKDSSDDQDEKESKHTKEKKKKKKKSKEDEDKSSKKKHKHKKKERDEAGGTGDDKEKKKRKSRSKKADDLEAFLAGEDGSVQREEGDYEEL from the exons ATGTTCTCTGCTCTGAAGAAGCTGGTTGGCTCTGAGCCGACTGCTCAGGTAAAGGACAAGAACATCCCAGCTGGTCTGCAGTCCATGAACCAGAGTCTGCAGAGAAGGTTTGCTAAAGGGGTCCAGTACAACA TGAAGATAGTAATTCGGGGAGATAGAAACACTGGAAAGAGCACTCTGTGGCATCGGCTTCAGGGTAAGAAGTTCCAGGAAGAGTACATTCCCACTCAGGAGATCCAGGCTACTAGTATCCACTGGAATTACAAAA CTACTGATGATGTGGTAAAGGTGGAGGTGTGGGATGTGGTGGATAAAG GCAAGGGGAAAAAGAGATGTGATACATTGAAGTTGGAGAATGAATCTCAAGAG CAGGCAGAGAGTGAATTGGCCTTGGATGCTGAGTTTGTGGATGTGTACAAGAACTGCAATGGTGTGGTCATGATGTTTGATATCACCAAGCAGTG GACTTATAATTATATTCTACGGGAGCTGCCTAAGGTACCCACTCATGTACCAGTTTGTGTGCTTGGTAATTATCGGGACATGGGGGAGCACAGAGTTGTTTTGCCTGATGACATCCGTGACTTTATTGCTGGCCTTAACAG ACCTCTGGGCTCCTCTTACATCCATTATGCAGAATCTTCCATGAAGAACGGTTttggtttgaaatatttgcaccGATTTTTCAACATTCCATTCTTGCAACTTCAG AGAGAGACCCTGTTACGGCAACTGGAAACCAATCAGTTGGACATCGATGCCACGCTAGAGGAGCTAACTGTTCAGCAGGAGACAGAGGACCAGAACTATGATAT TTTCCTAGAAATGAATGACCCTCGTAGTAAAGGCTACAATTCTCCCGGCCCCGCTAACGGACAGAGCCCGTCATCTGGCTCACATTCTCCAGTCGTCCCTCAAAGCGGATGCTCCACCAGCAGCTCTAGCCCCTGTAGCCCCCAGCAGCCTCCCATCCCCTCCCAGACCCTGAAGTCTCCATCCCCCTCTCCATCTCCACCTCCTCCCCCTCTCTCCTCTGCTCAAGCTCTTGCTACCTCTCCCTCCCCTTCCCCTGCTCACCCTGGCCCTGCGGTCTCCACTCCAACCTCTGCTTCTCAACCTCAGAAACGCAGCTTCATCTCCAGGCTGTTCGGCTCAGCTCCAACCAAGGAACCTTCAGCAGTCACTCAGG AGCCAGATCCGGTATCTTCAGCGGCTCCTCCTACAGTACAGAGTGTGGATGATTTTGTGCCAGACGAGGGACTGGACAAAAGCTTCCTGGACGAAAGTCTTCCTTCTAACACAAGATCCACTATGAATACCCAGCCCTCTGCCTCAGGCATTGCAGATAGTGACAG TGATGGTGAAGGAAAAGAAGGGAACCCCATGGTCGCAGGGTTCCAGGATGATTTGGACCCAGATGATGCAATACTTGAACCAAGAGCATCTGTTCCCAGTAAACACTTGGATATCACACTCTCCAGTGATGAGGAGGGTCCAAAACTTGTGGTAGCCCAGGATGAAGATCTGGACCTTGAACCTCACAAAGACCT GGTGGCTATGGATTCATTATCGTTGGAGGACAAACCAAAACCCACAAACACAGAGCCCTTGATCCAGGCCCAAGAAAGTGTCAGCAGTAAAAAGATAGAAAGTTCAATGCTTACCCCCACTTCAGTACACGCTACTCAACCATCGCAGTCATCATCGCATCCAGGAGGCCTGGCAGAGCCCCAAGCCCagcttgaaaaaaagaaagagggaTCAGCTCAGGCTGAGTCCTCTGACACAGACCCAGATGTGCCTGTGGCCAAACAGATGCTGTCGTTTGTCATGGACGACCCTGACTTTGAGAGTGAGGAAGAACTCATGAAGAAAGTGATCAAG GACTCTTTTCCAGCCAGAGACGATCTTCCTGATCTGTCAGATGATGACATCACCACAGTGAAGATTCCTGAGCCTTTGAAACCTACTGTACTCCCCTTAAAAAGCAAGTATGATGGTGACCTCTTTGGCCTAGGCATCGAGGAGAAGTCGATCAAAAGTAAAGACAGCAGCGATGACCAAGATG AAAAAGAAAGCAAGCATACCaaggaaaagaagaaaaagaaaaagaagagtaAAGAG GATGAGGACAAAAGCAGCAAGAAGAAGcacaaacacaagaaaaaggaaAGAGATGAGGCAGGAGGAACTGGAGATGacaaggagaaaaaaaagagaaaatcacgTAGCAAGAAAGCAGATGATCTTGAAGCTTTTCTGGCTGGTGAAGATGGCTCAGTACAAAGAGAGGAGGGTGACTACGAGGAGCTGTAA
- the LOC127439562 gene encoding rab-like protein 6 isoform X1 gives MFSALKKLVGSEPTAQVKDKNIPAGLQSMNQSLQRRFAKGVQYNMKIVIRGDRNTGKSTLWHRLQGKKFQEEYIPTQEIQATSIHWNYKTTDDVVKVEVWDVVDKGQKIPLPEGVGKGKKRCDTLKLENESQEQAESELALDAEFVDVYKNCNGVVMMFDITKQWTYNYILRELPKVPTHVPVCVLGNYRDMGEHRVVLPDDIRDFIAGLNRPLGSSYIHYAESSMKNGFGLKYLHRFFNIPFLQLQRETLLRQLETNQLDIDATLEELTVQQETEDQNYDIFLEMNDPRSKGYNSPGPANGQSPSSGSHSPVVPQSGCSTSSSSPCSPQQPPIPSQTLKSPSPSPSPPPPPLSSAQALATSPSPSPAHPGPAVSTPTSASQPQKRSFISRLFGSAPTKEPSAVTQEPDPVSSAAPPTVQSVDDFVPDEGLDKSFLDESLPSNTRSTMNTQPSASGIADSDSDGEGKEGNPMVAGFQDDLDPDDAILEPRASVPSKHLDITLSSDEEGPKLVVAQDEDLDLEPHKDLVAMDSLSLEDKPKPTNTEPLIQAQESVSSKKIESSMLTPTSVHATQPSQSSSHPGGLAEPQAQLEKKKEGSAQAESSDTDPDVPVAKQMLSFVMDDPDFESEEELMKKVIKDSFPARDDLPDLSDDDITTVKIPEPLKPTVLPLKSKYDGDLFGLGIEEKSIKSKDSSDDQDEKESKHTKEKKKKKKKSKEDEDKSSKKKHKHKKKERDEAGGTGDDKEKKKRKSRSKKADDLEAFLAGEDGSVQREEGDYEEL, from the exons ATGTTCTCTGCTCTGAAGAAGCTGGTTGGCTCTGAGCCGACTGCTCAGGTAAAGGACAAGAACATCCCAGCTGGTCTGCAGTCCATGAACCAGAGTCTGCAGAGAAGGTTTGCTAAAGGGGTCCAGTACAACA TGAAGATAGTAATTCGGGGAGATAGAAACACTGGAAAGAGCACTCTGTGGCATCGGCTTCAGGGTAAGAAGTTCCAGGAAGAGTACATTCCCACTCAGGAGATCCAGGCTACTAGTATCCACTGGAATTACAAAA CTACTGATGATGTGGTAAAGGTGGAGGTGTGGGATGTGGTGGATAAAG GCCAAAAAATCCCCCTTCCTGAAGGTGTAG GCAAGGGGAAAAAGAGATGTGATACATTGAAGTTGGAGAATGAATCTCAAGAG CAGGCAGAGAGTGAATTGGCCTTGGATGCTGAGTTTGTGGATGTGTACAAGAACTGCAATGGTGTGGTCATGATGTTTGATATCACCAAGCAGTG GACTTATAATTATATTCTACGGGAGCTGCCTAAGGTACCCACTCATGTACCAGTTTGTGTGCTTGGTAATTATCGGGACATGGGGGAGCACAGAGTTGTTTTGCCTGATGACATCCGTGACTTTATTGCTGGCCTTAACAG ACCTCTGGGCTCCTCTTACATCCATTATGCAGAATCTTCCATGAAGAACGGTTttggtttgaaatatttgcaccGATTTTTCAACATTCCATTCTTGCAACTTCAG AGAGAGACCCTGTTACGGCAACTGGAAACCAATCAGTTGGACATCGATGCCACGCTAGAGGAGCTAACTGTTCAGCAGGAGACAGAGGACCAGAACTATGATAT TTTCCTAGAAATGAATGACCCTCGTAGTAAAGGCTACAATTCTCCCGGCCCCGCTAACGGACAGAGCCCGTCATCTGGCTCACATTCTCCAGTCGTCCCTCAAAGCGGATGCTCCACCAGCAGCTCTAGCCCCTGTAGCCCCCAGCAGCCTCCCATCCCCTCCCAGACCCTGAAGTCTCCATCCCCCTCTCCATCTCCACCTCCTCCCCCTCTCTCCTCTGCTCAAGCTCTTGCTACCTCTCCCTCCCCTTCCCCTGCTCACCCTGGCCCTGCGGTCTCCACTCCAACCTCTGCTTCTCAACCTCAGAAACGCAGCTTCATCTCCAGGCTGTTCGGCTCAGCTCCAACCAAGGAACCTTCAGCAGTCACTCAGG AGCCAGATCCGGTATCTTCAGCGGCTCCTCCTACAGTACAGAGTGTGGATGATTTTGTGCCAGACGAGGGACTGGACAAAAGCTTCCTGGACGAAAGTCTTCCTTCTAACACAAGATCCACTATGAATACCCAGCCCTCTGCCTCAGGCATTGCAGATAGTGACAG TGATGGTGAAGGAAAAGAAGGGAACCCCATGGTCGCAGGGTTCCAGGATGATTTGGACCCAGATGATGCAATACTTGAACCAAGAGCATCTGTTCCCAGTAAACACTTGGATATCACACTCTCCAGTGATGAGGAGGGTCCAAAACTTGTGGTAGCCCAGGATGAAGATCTGGACCTTGAACCTCACAAAGACCT GGTGGCTATGGATTCATTATCGTTGGAGGACAAACCAAAACCCACAAACACAGAGCCCTTGATCCAGGCCCAAGAAAGTGTCAGCAGTAAAAAGATAGAAAGTTCAATGCTTACCCCCACTTCAGTACACGCTACTCAACCATCGCAGTCATCATCGCATCCAGGAGGCCTGGCAGAGCCCCAAGCCCagcttgaaaaaaagaaagagggaTCAGCTCAGGCTGAGTCCTCTGACACAGACCCAGATGTGCCTGTGGCCAAACAGATGCTGTCGTTTGTCATGGACGACCCTGACTTTGAGAGTGAGGAAGAACTCATGAAGAAAGTGATCAAG GACTCTTTTCCAGCCAGAGACGATCTTCCTGATCTGTCAGATGATGACATCACCACAGTGAAGATTCCTGAGCCTTTGAAACCTACTGTACTCCCCTTAAAAAGCAAGTATGATGGTGACCTCTTTGGCCTAGGCATCGAGGAGAAGTCGATCAAAAGTAAAGACAGCAGCGATGACCAAGATG AAAAAGAAAGCAAGCATACCaaggaaaagaagaaaaagaaaaagaagagtaAAGAG GATGAGGACAAAAGCAGCAAGAAGAAGcacaaacacaagaaaaaggaaAGAGATGAGGCAGGAGGAACTGGAGATGacaaggagaaaaaaaagagaaaatcacgTAGCAAGAAAGCAGATGATCTTGAAGCTTTTCTGGCTGGTGAAGATGGCTCAGTACAAAGAGAGGAGGGTGACTACGAGGAGCTGTAA
- the LOC127439562 gene encoding rab-like protein 6 isoform X4: MMFDITKQWTYNYILRELPKVPTHVPVCVLGNYRDMGEHRVVLPDDIRDFIAGLNRPLGSSYIHYAESSMKNGFGLKYLHRFFNIPFLQLQRETLLRQLETNQLDIDATLEELTVQQETEDQNYDIFLEMNDPRSKGYNSPGPANGQSPSSGSHSPVVPQSGCSTSSSSPCSPQQPPIPSQTLKSPSPSPSPPPPPLSSAQALATSPSPSPAHPGPAVSTPTSASQPQKRSFISRLFGSAPTKEPSAVTQEPDPVSSAAPPTVQSVDDFVPDEGLDKSFLDESLPSNTRSTMNTQPSASGIADSDSDGEGKEGNPMVAGFQDDLDPDDAILEPRASVPSKHLDITLSSDEEGPKLVVAQDEDLDLEPHKDLVAMDSLSLEDKPKPTNTEPLIQAQESVSSKKIESSMLTPTSVHATQPSQSSSHPGGLAEPQAQLEKKKEGSAQAESSDTDPDVPVAKQMLSFVMDDPDFESEEELMKKVIKDSFPARDDLPDLSDDDITTVKIPEPLKPTVLPLKSKYDGDLFGLGIEEKSIKSKDSSDDQDEKESKHTKEKKKKKKKSKEDEDKSSKKKHKHKKKERDEAGGTGDDKEKKKRKSRSKKADDLEAFLAGEDGSVQREEGDYEEL, translated from the exons ATGATGTTTGATATCACCAAGCAGTG GACTTATAATTATATTCTACGGGAGCTGCCTAAGGTACCCACTCATGTACCAGTTTGTGTGCTTGGTAATTATCGGGACATGGGGGAGCACAGAGTTGTTTTGCCTGATGACATCCGTGACTTTATTGCTGGCCTTAACAG ACCTCTGGGCTCCTCTTACATCCATTATGCAGAATCTTCCATGAAGAACGGTTttggtttgaaatatttgcaccGATTTTTCAACATTCCATTCTTGCAACTTCAG AGAGAGACCCTGTTACGGCAACTGGAAACCAATCAGTTGGACATCGATGCCACGCTAGAGGAGCTAACTGTTCAGCAGGAGACAGAGGACCAGAACTATGATAT TTTCCTAGAAATGAATGACCCTCGTAGTAAAGGCTACAATTCTCCCGGCCCCGCTAACGGACAGAGCCCGTCATCTGGCTCACATTCTCCAGTCGTCCCTCAAAGCGGATGCTCCACCAGCAGCTCTAGCCCCTGTAGCCCCCAGCAGCCTCCCATCCCCTCCCAGACCCTGAAGTCTCCATCCCCCTCTCCATCTCCACCTCCTCCCCCTCTCTCCTCTGCTCAAGCTCTTGCTACCTCTCCCTCCCCTTCCCCTGCTCACCCTGGCCCTGCGGTCTCCACTCCAACCTCTGCTTCTCAACCTCAGAAACGCAGCTTCATCTCCAGGCTGTTCGGCTCAGCTCCAACCAAGGAACCTTCAGCAGTCACTCAGG AGCCAGATCCGGTATCTTCAGCGGCTCCTCCTACAGTACAGAGTGTGGATGATTTTGTGCCAGACGAGGGACTGGACAAAAGCTTCCTGGACGAAAGTCTTCCTTCTAACACAAGATCCACTATGAATACCCAGCCCTCTGCCTCAGGCATTGCAGATAGTGACAG TGATGGTGAAGGAAAAGAAGGGAACCCCATGGTCGCAGGGTTCCAGGATGATTTGGACCCAGATGATGCAATACTTGAACCAAGAGCATCTGTTCCCAGTAAACACTTGGATATCACACTCTCCAGTGATGAGGAGGGTCCAAAACTTGTGGTAGCCCAGGATGAAGATCTGGACCTTGAACCTCACAAAGACCT GGTGGCTATGGATTCATTATCGTTGGAGGACAAACCAAAACCCACAAACACAGAGCCCTTGATCCAGGCCCAAGAAAGTGTCAGCAGTAAAAAGATAGAAAGTTCAATGCTTACCCCCACTTCAGTACACGCTACTCAACCATCGCAGTCATCATCGCATCCAGGAGGCCTGGCAGAGCCCCAAGCCCagcttgaaaaaaagaaagagggaTCAGCTCAGGCTGAGTCCTCTGACACAGACCCAGATGTGCCTGTGGCCAAACAGATGCTGTCGTTTGTCATGGACGACCCTGACTTTGAGAGTGAGGAAGAACTCATGAAGAAAGTGATCAAG GACTCTTTTCCAGCCAGAGACGATCTTCCTGATCTGTCAGATGATGACATCACCACAGTGAAGATTCCTGAGCCTTTGAAACCTACTGTACTCCCCTTAAAAAGCAAGTATGATGGTGACCTCTTTGGCCTAGGCATCGAGGAGAAGTCGATCAAAAGTAAAGACAGCAGCGATGACCAAGATG AAAAAGAAAGCAAGCATACCaaggaaaagaagaaaaagaaaaagaagagtaAAGAG GATGAGGACAAAAGCAGCAAGAAGAAGcacaaacacaagaaaaaggaaAGAGATGAGGCAGGAGGAACTGGAGATGacaaggagaaaaaaaagagaaaatcacgTAGCAAGAAAGCAGATGATCTTGAAGCTTTTCTGGCTGGTGAAGATGGCTCAGTACAAAGAGAGGAGGGTGACTACGAGGAGCTGTAA
- the LOC127439562 gene encoding rab-like protein 6 isoform X3, whose product MFSALKKLVGSEPTAQVKDKNIPAGLQSMNQSLQRRFAKGVQYNMKIVIRGDRNTGKSTLWHRLQGKKFQEEYIPTQEIQATSIHWNYKTTDDVVKVEVWDVVDKGQKIPLPEGVGKGKKRCDTLKLENESQEQAESELALDAEFVDVYKNCNGVVMMFDITKQWTYNYILRELPKVPTHVPVCVLGNYRDMGEHRVVLPDDIRDFIAGLNRPLGSSYIHYAESSMKNGFGLKYLHRFFNIPFLQLQRETLLRQLETNQLDIDATLEELTVQQETEDQNYDIFLEMNDPRSKGYNSPGPANGQSPSSGSHSPVVPQSGCSTSSSSPCSPQQPPIPSQTLKSPSPSPSPPPPPLSSAQALATSPSPSPAHPGPAVSTPTSASQPQKRSFISRLFGSAPTKEPSAVTQEPDPVSSAAPPTVQSVDDFVPDEGLDKSFLDESLPSNTRSTMNTQPSASGIADSDSDGEGKEGNPMVAGFQDDLDPDDAILEPRASVPSKHLDITLSSDEEGPKLVVAQDEDLDLEPHKDLVAMDSLSLEDKPKPTNTEPLIQAQESVSSKKIESSMLTPTSVHATQPSQSSSHPGGLAEPQAQLEKKKEGSAQAESSDTDPDVPVAKQMLSFVMDDPDFESEEELMKKVIKV is encoded by the exons ATGTTCTCTGCTCTGAAGAAGCTGGTTGGCTCTGAGCCGACTGCTCAGGTAAAGGACAAGAACATCCCAGCTGGTCTGCAGTCCATGAACCAGAGTCTGCAGAGAAGGTTTGCTAAAGGGGTCCAGTACAACA TGAAGATAGTAATTCGGGGAGATAGAAACACTGGAAAGAGCACTCTGTGGCATCGGCTTCAGGGTAAGAAGTTCCAGGAAGAGTACATTCCCACTCAGGAGATCCAGGCTACTAGTATCCACTGGAATTACAAAA CTACTGATGATGTGGTAAAGGTGGAGGTGTGGGATGTGGTGGATAAAG GCCAAAAAATCCCCCTTCCTGAAGGTGTAG GCAAGGGGAAAAAGAGATGTGATACATTGAAGTTGGAGAATGAATCTCAAGAG CAGGCAGAGAGTGAATTGGCCTTGGATGCTGAGTTTGTGGATGTGTACAAGAACTGCAATGGTGTGGTCATGATGTTTGATATCACCAAGCAGTG GACTTATAATTATATTCTACGGGAGCTGCCTAAGGTACCCACTCATGTACCAGTTTGTGTGCTTGGTAATTATCGGGACATGGGGGAGCACAGAGTTGTTTTGCCTGATGACATCCGTGACTTTATTGCTGGCCTTAACAG ACCTCTGGGCTCCTCTTACATCCATTATGCAGAATCTTCCATGAAGAACGGTTttggtttgaaatatttgcaccGATTTTTCAACATTCCATTCTTGCAACTTCAG AGAGAGACCCTGTTACGGCAACTGGAAACCAATCAGTTGGACATCGATGCCACGCTAGAGGAGCTAACTGTTCAGCAGGAGACAGAGGACCAGAACTATGATAT TTTCCTAGAAATGAATGACCCTCGTAGTAAAGGCTACAATTCTCCCGGCCCCGCTAACGGACAGAGCCCGTCATCTGGCTCACATTCTCCAGTCGTCCCTCAAAGCGGATGCTCCACCAGCAGCTCTAGCCCCTGTAGCCCCCAGCAGCCTCCCATCCCCTCCCAGACCCTGAAGTCTCCATCCCCCTCTCCATCTCCACCTCCTCCCCCTCTCTCCTCTGCTCAAGCTCTTGCTACCTCTCCCTCCCCTTCCCCTGCTCACCCTGGCCCTGCGGTCTCCACTCCAACCTCTGCTTCTCAACCTCAGAAACGCAGCTTCATCTCCAGGCTGTTCGGCTCAGCTCCAACCAAGGAACCTTCAGCAGTCACTCAGG AGCCAGATCCGGTATCTTCAGCGGCTCCTCCTACAGTACAGAGTGTGGATGATTTTGTGCCAGACGAGGGACTGGACAAAAGCTTCCTGGACGAAAGTCTTCCTTCTAACACAAGATCCACTATGAATACCCAGCCCTCTGCCTCAGGCATTGCAGATAGTGACAG TGATGGTGAAGGAAAAGAAGGGAACCCCATGGTCGCAGGGTTCCAGGATGATTTGGACCCAGATGATGCAATACTTGAACCAAGAGCATCTGTTCCCAGTAAACACTTGGATATCACACTCTCCAGTGATGAGGAGGGTCCAAAACTTGTGGTAGCCCAGGATGAAGATCTGGACCTTGAACCTCACAAAGACCT GGTGGCTATGGATTCATTATCGTTGGAGGACAAACCAAAACCCACAAACACAGAGCCCTTGATCCAGGCCCAAGAAAGTGTCAGCAGTAAAAAGATAGAAAGTTCAATGCTTACCCCCACTTCAGTACACGCTACTCAACCATCGCAGTCATCATCGCATCCAGGAGGCCTGGCAGAGCCCCAAGCCCagcttgaaaaaaagaaagagggaTCAGCTCAGGCTGAGTCCTCTGACACAGACCCAGATGTGCCTGTGGCCAAACAGATGCTGTCGTTTGTCATGGACGACCCTGACTTTGAGAGTGAGGAAGAACTCATGAAGAAAGTGATCAAGGTATGA